CGTGCCACTACCGATTCCGAACCCGCAGCCTGACCCGAACCCACAACCTTTGCCGAACCCAGACCCAAACCCGCAGCCACAACCATTACCGCAGCCACAGCCGGACCCAAACCCGCAGCCACAGCCATTACCGCAGCCTCTTCCACAACCACTGCCGGACCCAAACCCACAGCCACAGCCTTTACCACCACAGCCTCTGCCACAACCACTGCCGGGCCCAAACGCGCAACCGCTGCCATTACCGCCGCCTCTGCCACTATCACCGCCGGGCCCAAACGCGCAACCGATGCCATTACCGCCGCCTCTGCCACTACCACCGCCGGGTCCAAACCCACTGCCGCTGCCGCAACCTGATGCCCCAGGCTCATATCCGCAGGTACAACCGTTGCCAGACTCAAACACGCCCGGCCGACAGAATAACGCACTACAGGGACCACTTGGAAATGGTGCAGCCCCAGCCTTATATTCATGCGGTGCAACCTACATACATATATTCTTCATGGGTTTATTGTTGTACTATTTTGCTTAGATAAAGTGACGCTTGTTCATGTAAATAAATTTACTATTTCTCTAGACTCCATAAAATAATGTATCGATTGGGCATGATCTCTCTGTATTTACATTTATACTAGTATATTATTTGTAATAAAAATTTATATGATTGTACAAGTAGTTTGTGTACTTAGAAAAAGCAGAACCATTTGTGTGTATGCATTTGATACACATGTCGTTCTGATATTTTTAGTTATATTTCTGGTCTGACCGACTTGCGAATGGTTGCACACCTTACCCAACACTCACGTTCTGAATCGTAAGGTGTGCCTGCGTTTTGAATTTGTCTTCAATCCACTTTGTTACAAATATATTTGGATTCCATGGTGCAAAATTGATATCA
Above is a window of Triticum dicoccoides isolate Atlit2015 ecotype Zavitan chromosome 5B, WEW_v2.0, whole genome shotgun sequence DNA encoding:
- the LOC119311647 gene encoding protein TsetseEP-like, with the translated sequence MARRRHSSSGLLCVLFLLITAAMAADGAGARQRKLQQVPGPQPLPLPNPRPQPGPQPVPLPIPNPQPDPNPQPLPNPDPNPQPQPLPQPQPDPNPQPQPLPQPLPQPLPDPNPQPQPLPPQPLPQPLPGPNAQPLPLPPPLPLSPPGPNAQPMPLPPPLPLPPPGPNPLPLPQPDAPGSYPQVQPLPDSNTPGRQNNALQGPLGNGAAPALYSCGATYIHIFFMGLLLYYFA